One part of the Rhizobium rhizogenes genome encodes these proteins:
- a CDS encoding efflux RND transporter periplasmic adaptor subunit has product MTRHITRKRLILGAATLVGLLGVWLLFLRPPAKLELVTAQARTGDIEEVVLATGVLEPLELVRVGAQASGRIEHLAVKIGDIVEAGQLVAEIDSQTRRNTLRDREAALDNIRAVHAARSAGLVKAEKDFERERDLLAGGSTPRAQYDAAVAMRDTARAEVQSLDAQVAQAQVALESAGIELDYTRITAPIAGTVVAIVTDEGQTVNALQTAPTIVMIARLDTMTVRADISEADVVRVRRGLPVWFSILGDPKRRFDGELRQVEPAPASIANESNIAASRIGSTNGAVYYTGLIDVANADGVLRPSMTAQVSIVLSRVSGAVLVPLSAVEGAPRAGDTARVRILDAVGEVQIRQVQVGIDNGADIQILSGLQAGETIVLGASTDERTDGQAQLAAAKR; this is encoded by the coding sequence ATGACACGACACATTACCCGCAAGCGTTTGATCCTGGGGGCGGCAACCCTTGTCGGTCTGCTGGGCGTCTGGCTGCTGTTTCTGCGTCCGCCGGCAAAGCTTGAACTGGTGACGGCGCAGGCGCGAACGGGTGACATTGAAGAGGTGGTGCTGGCGACCGGGGTTCTCGAACCGCTCGAGCTGGTGCGTGTCGGCGCCCAGGCCTCGGGTCGCATTGAGCATCTGGCTGTCAAGATCGGTGACATCGTCGAGGCTGGCCAATTGGTGGCCGAGATCGATTCCCAGACCCGGCGCAACACCTTGCGGGACCGTGAGGCCGCTTTGGACAACATCCGCGCCGTTCACGCCGCGCGCAGCGCCGGTCTGGTGAAAGCCGAGAAGGATTTCGAGCGCGAGCGTGACCTGCTGGCAGGTGGTTCCACGCCGCGCGCCCAGTATGACGCCGCGGTTGCGATGCGAGACACCGCGCGGGCTGAGGTTCAGTCGCTGGACGCTCAGGTCGCCCAAGCGCAGGTCGCGCTGGAGTCTGCGGGTATAGAACTGGACTATACGCGCATCACTGCCCCAATCGCCGGCACAGTGGTCGCGATCGTCACTGACGAGGGCCAAACCGTGAATGCCCTGCAGACCGCGCCGACCATCGTCATGATCGCACGATTGGACACAATGACGGTGCGCGCGGATATCTCCGAGGCTGACGTCGTGCGTGTGCGGCGGGGCTTGCCGGTGTGGTTCAGCATTCTTGGCGATCCGAAGCGTCGTTTCGATGGGGAGTTGCGACAGGTGGAACCGGCCCCAGCCTCCATCGCCAACGAGAGCAACATCGCCGCGAGCCGGATTGGCTCAACCAACGGCGCGGTCTATTACACCGGGCTGATCGACGTGGCGAATGCGGACGGGGTCCTGCGGCCCTCCATGACGGCGCAGGTGTCCATCGTCTTGAGCCGCGTCAGCGGCGCCGTGCTGGTTCCGCTCAGTGCAGTGGAAGGGGCGCCCCGGGCCGGCGATACGGCGCGTGTGCGCATACTGGACGCGGTGGGCGAGGTCCAGATCCGGCAGGTCCAGGTCGGCATCGACAACGGCGCGGACATCCAGATCCTTAGCGGTCTTCAGGCAGGCGAGACCATTGTCCTGGGAGCATCCACGGACGAACGCACGGATGGCCAGGCTCAACTGGCGGCTGCGAAGCGGTAG
- a CDS encoding MacB family efflux pump subunit, which produces MTEPLIRVRGVSRAFPAGDEMVRVLKDVDLDIEAGEMMAIIGASGSGKSTLMNILGCLDRPTDGSYWIEGRETSKMSVDELAALRRERFGFIFQRYHLLGDLSAASNVEVPAIYAGRSRSDRHKRAISLLTRLGLAERTGNIPGKLSGGQQQRVSIARALMNGGEIILADEPTGALDTHSGAEVMKILRELHAEGHTIILVTHDKKIAEHADRVVEISDGVIISDERNISKSVATARPIREHAPGAGWRGAIDRMTEAFRMAGAAIWAHKMRSLLTMLGIIIGIASVAAISALGAGSQQQILSSISSLGTNTIEVRAGKGFGDLEAGKIRTLVPADAEALVNQPYVDSVTPTVTTSVTVKRAAVAVNASVTGVGADFFRVRGLELAHGQLFDAQDVIAYSQNVVIDANAARDLFPDRVNPVGQVILLGTMPARVVGVTKRENSFGPAVDTLTVYAPYTTVMGRMLGRPNVDGITVRIRDDVDPGNVEAAVSRLIERRHGAKDFFLTNSATIRETIETTTQTLTLLISSVAVISLIVGGIGVMNIMLVSVTERTKEIGVRVAVGARRSDILSQFLIEAVMVCLVGGFMGVMLALGISALFNLLSPDFKMIFSSGSIMVAFACSTLIGIVFGFLPARNAAKLDPIEALARD; this is translated from the coding sequence ATGACGGAACCACTGATCCGCGTACGTGGGGTATCCCGCGCTTTCCCCGCAGGCGACGAGATGGTGCGGGTGCTGAAAGACGTCGACCTCGACATCGAGGCCGGCGAGATGATGGCCATCATCGGTGCTTCTGGCTCCGGTAAGTCGACGCTGATGAACATCCTTGGCTGCCTTGATCGTCCGACGGACGGCAGCTACTGGATCGAAGGACGCGAGACCTCGAAGATGTCCGTGGACGAACTGGCGGCGCTACGCCGTGAGCGTTTTGGTTTCATCTTCCAGCGCTATCATCTGCTTGGCGATCTCAGCGCGGCCAGCAACGTCGAGGTGCCGGCCATCTATGCCGGACGCAGCCGATCCGACCGACACAAGCGAGCGATCTCCTTGTTGACCCGGTTGGGCCTTGCCGAGCGGACGGGCAATATCCCCGGCAAGCTTTCGGGCGGCCAGCAGCAGCGAGTGTCGATCGCCCGCGCCCTGATGAATGGTGGCGAGATAATTCTGGCCGACGAACCGACCGGAGCGCTGGATACGCACAGTGGCGCCGAAGTCATGAAGATCCTGCGCGAGCTTCATGCCGAAGGGCACACCATCATCCTCGTCACTCACGACAAGAAGATCGCCGAACACGCGGATCGGGTTGTAGAGATCAGCGACGGCGTTATCATTTCCGACGAGCGCAATATATCCAAATCCGTCGCGACGGCCCGTCCCATCCGCGAGCACGCGCCGGGCGCTGGCTGGCGTGGTGCAATTGACCGGATGACTGAGGCCTTTCGTATGGCGGGCGCGGCAATATGGGCGCACAAGATGCGCTCGCTTCTGACCATGCTCGGCATCATCATCGGTATCGCCTCAGTGGCGGCTATTTCGGCACTGGGAGCCGGCTCGCAGCAACAAATCCTGAGCAGTATCAGTTCGCTCGGCACCAACACGATCGAGGTGCGGGCCGGTAAAGGCTTCGGCGATCTGGAAGCGGGCAAGATACGGACGCTGGTTCCCGCCGATGCCGAAGCGCTAGTGAACCAGCCCTATGTCGACAGCGTGACACCAACCGTCACGACGAGCGTAACTGTCAAGCGCGCCGCCGTGGCCGTCAATGCGTCAGTCACCGGAGTTGGCGCGGACTTCTTTCGTGTACGGGGCCTTGAGCTGGCGCATGGACAGCTGTTCGACGCCCAGGATGTTATCGCCTACAGCCAGAATGTGGTGATCGATGCAAATGCTGCGCGAGACCTGTTTCCAGACCGGGTAAACCCGGTGGGGCAGGTCATCCTTCTGGGCACAATGCCTGCGAGGGTCGTGGGTGTGACGAAACGGGAAAACTCCTTCGGCCCGGCGGTTGATACGTTGACCGTTTATGCGCCCTACACAACCGTCATGGGCCGCATGCTGGGTCGTCCGAACGTCGACGGCATAACGGTCCGTATCAGAGACGATGTCGATCCGGGCAATGTCGAGGCCGCAGTTTCCCGCCTTATCGAGCGTCGGCATGGCGCGAAAGACTTCTTCCTCACCAACTCGGCGACCATTCGCGAGACTATCGAGACCACCACGCAAACCCTGACGTTGCTGATTTCGTCAGTCGCCGTGATCTCGCTGATTGTCGGCGGCATCGGCGTGATGAATATCATGCTGGTCTCCGTGACCGAACGCACCAAGGAGATCGGCGTTCGTGTGGCCGTCGGGGCGCGCCGCAGCGACATCCTTTCCCAGTTCCTGATCGAGGCCGTCATGGTTTGCCTTGTCGGCGGCTTCATGGGAGTGATGCTCGCCCTCGGGATCAGCGCTCTTTTCAATTTGCTGAGCCCCGACTTCAAAATGATCTTCTCTTCGGGCTCCATCATGGTGGCCTTCGCCTGCTCAACCCTGATCGGAATCGTCTTCGGCTTCCTTCCCGCCCGCAATGCGGCAAAGCTGGACCCGATCGAAGCCTTGGCGCGTGATTGA
- a CDS encoding NmrA/HSCARG family protein, with product MTNSKHPILVFGATGRQGGSVARALLKAGWPVRALVPDSSKAASLQLRNAGIELVQGSFEETNVIRTAMKDAYGVFSVLPASLAAEDEVRHGISIADIAAETGINHFVYSSGASAGNELTGVPRFDAKPRIEAHIRQLDMTTTIIRPMIFMEMLVRPGFGLDEGRLISLIRPDHSIQLTAVEDIGRFVAAVFANKPRFGGTRFKVASDRLTGHELEVAFSEAAGRPITYERFPDAVLAANADLAHMAKSLVDGPLAEQVDLKLMREINPDLLTFRSWLAGNGRRLLDAAISASVS from the coding sequence GTGACCAATAGCAAGCACCCCATTCTGGTTTTCGGCGCTACCGGAAGACAGGGAGGATCTGTCGCCAGAGCCTTGTTGAAGGCGGGATGGCCTGTACGCGCACTCGTTCCAGACTCCAGCAAAGCTGCATCTCTGCAATTGCGCAATGCAGGCATCGAGCTTGTGCAGGGTTCATTTGAAGAGACCAATGTAATCCGCACAGCGATGAAAGACGCTTACGGTGTCTTTAGCGTACTGCCAGCCAGCCTGGCTGCCGAAGACGAAGTCCGTCATGGTATATCGATTGCGGATATCGCTGCCGAAACAGGCATCAACCATTTTGTTTATTCGTCAGGCGCCAGCGCGGGGAATGAACTGACAGGCGTTCCGCGTTTCGACGCCAAGCCTCGTATCGAAGCGCATATTCGGCAGCTCGACATGACTACGACCATCATCCGGCCGATGATTTTCATGGAAATGCTGGTGCGACCTGGCTTCGGTCTGGATGAGGGCCGATTGATATCCTTGATCCGGCCGGACCATTCCATTCAGCTCACAGCCGTGGAAGACATCGGCAGGTTTGTTGCTGCCGTGTTTGCCAACAAGCCCCGCTTTGGCGGCACAAGATTTAAAGTCGCGAGCGACCGCTTGACCGGACATGAACTTGAGGTCGCCTTCAGCGAAGCGGCCGGCCGGCCGATAACCTACGAACGGTTTCCCGACGCCGTTCTCGCTGCAAACGCTGATCTCGCGCATATGGCAAAGAGCCTGGTAGACGGTCCGCTCGCCGAGCAGGTCGATCTGAAACTCATGCGCGAAATCAACCCCGACCTGCTGACTTTCAGGTCCTGGCTTGCGGGCAATGGGCGCAGGTTGTTAGATGCAGCCATATCAGCATCAGTCTCGTGA